A genomic stretch from Lathyrus oleraceus cultivar Zhongwan6 chromosome 2, CAAS_Psat_ZW6_1.0, whole genome shotgun sequence includes:
- the LOC127121811 gene encoding uncharacterized protein LOC127121811: protein MVEQEQESARVRAELDEIKGGMSQMREMLQALTFRFEIPQATVISETTGPAVEVPPQRTLPLTLPLYGLPYDFVPRAEVVHEMGQSVQQAVPLPVYTDARPVIHTVVPPAAYARHVPHYEDQNHMYQTVGSTVAGDEVRFEDFREVKENMQLLEKKFRDLEGDHVFGSAAKEMCLVSGLVIPAKFKTPDFDKYKGHTCPKSHLIMYYRKMAAHVDDDKLMIHCFQDNLSGAPSKWYLSLDQNRIRCFQDPSDAFIKHYKYNMDMAPDRRQLQSMFQHDKESFKEYAQRWRELASQVEPPLAEKELAELFIDTVQPQFYEKMVGSASLGFSELVAIGARVEYGVRNGKLAAVAGISNANPKKISGGFPRKKEGETNVVTAGQGRAPPRRRPQQYPPQQYIQQPIPYQPPMYPVQYAPQPYVAAVTPAFNQQPAQAYQAPPVYRPAPVQQRATAPPTYQQAPAAPVYQQPRAQAPRQNAQNQNRRQGERVTFNPIPMSYTELYPSLLQKGLVVPRPMGPPPDRLPPWYNPNAHCPFHEGAPGHDLEGCYALKHRVRELIESKVLSCKDMGPNVKNNPLPPHGNPEVNAIEDASVGVTVEKVEDVKTPLAAFHARLVEAGLVNVDHDNCEECATHPRGCQVVRDNIQDLMDKGVLQISSAVKNEDVLAIEPCFNLPEPVEIPYYSRRVAPEDSHPSPVEICMPAPFPYESTKVVPWKYEITVVDKVVEGSSDAEVTETISEDVTNIVGMSRMTRSGRVYAPEFNVTPQEPNKESTVVAPTKEPEVVQSEDAVEFLKLIKKSDYKVVDQLHQTPSKISILSLLLSSQAHREALLKVLAQAHVTQSITVDQFDGVVANITACNTLSFSGEELPEDGQNHNRALHISGQSPPPYIKK from the exons ATGGTTGAACAAGAACAAGAGAGCGCCCGAGTTAGAGCTGAACTAGACGAAATCAAAGGAGGCATGTCCCAGATGCGAGAGATGCTGCAAGCTTTAACCTTCAGGTTTGAGATTCCACAAGCGACCGTGATTTCAGAGACCACGGGCCCAGCAGTGGAAGTCCCACCTCAGAGAACGTTACCCTTAACCCTTCCTCTATATGGGCTACCCTATGACTTCGTCCCCCGAGCGGAGGTGGTGCACGAAATGGGGCAATCTGTCCAACAAGCTGTGCCATTACCAGTTTACACTGACGCACGTCCAGTCATCCATACTGTGGTTCCACCAGCCGCCTATGCTAGGCATGTTCCTcattatgaagatcaaaaccACATGTATCAGACTGTCGGCTCAACTGTTGCTGGTGACGAAGTGAGATTCGAGGATTTCAGGGAGGTAAAGGAGAACATGCAGCTCCTTGAGAAAAAGTTCCGAGATCTAGAAGGAGACCACGTCTTTGGATCTGCTGCCAAAGAAATGTGCCTTGTATCCGGGTTGGTGATTCCAGCAAAATTCAAAACTCCGGACTTCGACAAATACAAGGGGCACACTTGTCCAAAAAGCCACCTCATCATGTATTACCGCAAAATGGCTGCACACGTGGATGACGACAAGCTAATGATCCACTGTTTTCAGGACAACTTAAGTGGGGCTCCTTCCAAGTGGTATTTGAGTTTGGATCAGAATAGGATCAGGTGTTTCCAAGACCCGTCAGACGCGTTCATAAAACAttacaagtataatatggacatggcgcctgacagaagACAGCTGCAGAGCATGTTTCAGCATGATAAGGAgtccttcaaagagtacgctcagagatggagggagttggcttcTCAAGTTGAGCCACCTCTAGCTGAGAAGGAATTGGCTGAACTGTTCATCGACACTGTCCAGCCTCAATTCTACgagaagatggttggaagtgCTTCCTTGGGATTCTCCGAGCTTGTTGCTATAGGAGCTCGTGTTGAATATGGTGTAAGGAATGGCAAATTGGCGGCTGTAGCTGGAATTTCAAATGCTAATCCAAAGAAGATCTCTGGAGGGTTTcctagaaagaaggaaggggaaacaaATGTCGTGACTGCTGGTCAAGGAAGAGCTCCTCCAAGAAGGAGACCACAACAATATCCACCTCAGCAATATATTCAACAACCAATTCCCTATCAACCACCCATGTATCCCGTCCAGTATGCTCCGCAACCATACGTAGCTGCTGTGACGCCTGCGTTCAATCAACAGCCTGCTCAGGCTTATCAAGCGCCTCCAGTTTATCGACCAGCTCCAGTTCAACAACGTGCTACGGCTCCTCCAACTTATCAACAAGCACCAGCAGCTCCTGTTTATCAACAACCGAGAGCGCAAGCGCCGAGGCAGAATGCTCAGAACCAAAATAGGAGACAAGGGGAGAGGGTGACCTTCAATCCAATCCCAATGTCCTACACTGAGTTGTATCCTTCCCTATTGCAAAAGGGTTTGGTGGTTCCCAGACCTATGGGACCTCCACCTGATCGTCTTCCTCCATGGTACAACCCTAATGCACACTGTCCTTTTCATGAAGGTGCCCCCGGGCATGACCTAGAGGGTTGCTACGCTCTGAAACATAGGGTCCGTGAATTGATTGAGAGCAAGGTCTTGTCTTGTAAGGACATGGGACCGAAtgtgaagaacaatcctcttcctCCCCATGGAAATCCTGAAGTCAACGCCATTGAAGACGCTTCTGTTGGTGTTACGGTTGAGAAGGTGGAGGATGTAAAGACTCCTTTGGCAGCATTCCATGCCCGATTGGTGGAAGCTGGCCTGGTTAATGTTGATCATGACAACTGTGAAGAGTGTGCCACACACCCAAGAGGTTGTCAGGTGGTACGAGACAATATTCAAGATTTAATGGATAAAGGAGTGCTTCAAATATCCAGTGCTGTGAAGAATGAAGATGTGTTGGCAATTGAACCTTGCTTCAATTTACCTGAACCAGTGGAAATCCCTTACTATAGCAGAAGGGTGGCGCCTGAGGATAGTCATCCGTCGCCTGTGGAAATATGTATGCCCGCACCCTTTCCGTATGAGAGCACCAAGGTCGTGCCTTGGAAATATGAGATTACTGTTGTGGATAAGGTTGTTGAAGGAAGTTCAGACGCTGAGGTGACAGAAACTATAAGTGAAGACGTCACCAATATTGTAGGGATGAGCagaatgacccgtagtggtcgagtcTATGCGCCCGAATTCAATGTGACTCCTCAAGAGCCAAACAAGGAATCAACAGTTGTAGCTCCCACTAAAGAACCCGAAGTGGTCCAATCCGAAGATGCTGTTGAATTCTTGAAgttgatcaagaaaagtgactacaaggttgTGGACCAGTTGCATCAAACGCCATCTAAGATCTCTATTTTGTCTCTGTTATTGAGTTCCCAAgcccatagggaggctttgttgaaggtGCTTGCACAAGCTCATGTAACACAAAGTATAACAGTAGACCAATTTGATGGAGTGGTTGCAAACATCACagcttgcaacactttgagcttcAGTGGAGAGGAATTACCTGAGGATGGACAAAATCATAATCGTGCCCTCCATATCTCG GGGCAGTCACCTCCACCTTACatcaaaaaatga